In Meiothermus ruber DSM 1279, the following proteins share a genomic window:
- a CDS encoding alpha/beta hydrolase — protein MRTGEGYFSGAFGARLFYRCWRPEEPRAVLVIIHGFGEHSGRYTDLATHLASRGFAVYAFDLRGHGCSPGQRGHVDTWRDYWYDLAFFRNVVESYERQTPLFIYGHSMGSLVVLDYLTYQTSGLQGAILSGVLLEPGKVANPLLAGIAHLLSRYHPTFSLRLGLDARALSRDPGVVEAYRKDPLVHNQASARWGSEVLKTIASVKAQIKNIRDPLLILHGEADTINRVEGARWLFREAASIDKELRVYPEGYHEPHNDLQKEQVLHDITDWLQRHL, from the coding sequence ATGCGCACCGGTGAAGGTTATTTTTCAGGCGCGTTTGGGGCAAGGTTATTCTATCGGTGCTGGCGGCCCGAAGAACCCAGAGCAGTTTTGGTGATCATTCACGGGTTTGGTGAGCACAGCGGGCGCTACACCGACCTGGCAACCCACCTGGCGTCTCGAGGCTTCGCAGTATATGCCTTCGATCTGCGGGGGCACGGCTGCTCACCCGGTCAGCGCGGGCACGTTGATACCTGGCGTGATTACTGGTACGACCTGGCGTTTTTTCGCAATGTGGTTGAGAGCTACGAACGCCAGACACCCCTGTTCATCTACGGCCACAGCATGGGCAGTCTGGTGGTGCTGGACTACCTGACCTATCAGACATCAGGCTTGCAAGGCGCCATCCTGAGCGGGGTGCTGCTCGAGCCCGGCAAGGTGGCCAACCCCCTGCTGGCAGGGATTGCACACCTGCTTTCCAGGTACCACCCTACCTTCTCGCTCCGGCTGGGACTCGATGCGCGCGCCCTTTCCCGCGATCCGGGGGTGGTCGAGGCCTACCGCAAAGACCCACTGGTGCACAATCAGGCCAGCGCCCGCTGGGGTAGCGAGGTGCTCAAGACCATTGCTTCGGTCAAGGCCCAGATCAAAAACATTCGCGACCCCTTGCTCATCCTGCACGGCGAGGCCGATACCATCAACCGTGTAGAGGGCGCGCGCTGGCTATTCCGCGAGGCCGCTTCCATCGACAAAGAGCTCCGCGTCTACCCCGAAGGCTATCACGAGCCCCACAACGACCTGCAAAAAGAACAGGTGCTGCACGATATAACCGACTGGCTCCAGCGGCACCTATAA